A DNA window from Leptolyngbya sp. KIOST-1 contains the following coding sequences:
- a CDS encoding NAD(+) kinase — MPKVGIIYNDVKPVACQAALEWEEKLARLGYTVSLATGMGGILGYSQPDRPVCHTPLDSLVPPHFDADMSFAVVLGGDGTVLSAFRQLAPIGVPLLTVNTGHMGFLTEAYMNQLPQAMDQVLAGDYEVEERGMLAVRLLHGSDLVWEALCLNEMVLHREPLTSMCHFEVAIGCHAPVDIAADGIIVSTPTGSTAYSLSAGGPVIAPGVSVTQLIPICPHSLASRGLVFPDREQVTIHSANPDKLVLIVDGNAGCYVMPKDRVSTCRAPYPARFIRLRSPEFFTVLREKLGWGLPHIAKPTSVELP, encoded by the coding sequence GTGCCCAAGGTTGGCATTATCTATAACGACGTTAAGCCCGTGGCCTGTCAGGCCGCTCTCGAATGGGAGGAAAAGCTGGCCCGCCTGGGTTATACCGTCAGCTTGGCCACCGGCATGGGCGGCATTTTGGGCTACTCCCAGCCCGATCGCCCCGTTTGCCACACGCCCCTCGACAGTCTAGTACCGCCCCACTTTGACGCGGACATGAGCTTTGCGGTGGTGCTGGGGGGCGACGGCACGGTGCTGTCGGCCTTTCGTCAGCTGGCTCCCATCGGCGTACCGCTGCTGACGGTGAACACGGGCCACATGGGCTTTTTGACCGAGGCCTATATGAATCAGCTACCCCAGGCGATGGATCAGGTGCTGGCGGGCGACTACGAAGTTGAAGAGCGGGGCATGCTGGCGGTGCGGCTGCTGCACGGCTCTGACCTGGTGTGGGAAGCGCTCTGCCTGAATGAAATGGTGCTCCACCGGGAGCCACTCACCAGCATGTGCCACTTTGAGGTGGCGATCGGCTGCCACGCCCCGGTCGATATTGCCGCCGACGGCATTATTGTGTCTACGCCGACGGGCTCTACGGCCTATTCGCTGTCGGCGGGGGGGCCAGTGATTGCTCCGGGGGTCTCGGTGACCCAGCTAATTCCCATCTGCCCCCACTCCCTGGCCTCGCGGGGGCTGGTGTTCCCCGATCGCGAGCAGGTCACCATCCACTCCGCCAACCCCGACAAGCTGGTGCTAATCGTAGACGGCAACGCCGGCTGCTACGTCATGCCCAAAGACCGGGTCAGCACCTGCCGTGCCCCCTATCCGGCCCGGTTTATTCGCCTCCGGTCGCCGGAGTTCTTCACCGTACTGCGGGAGAAGCTGGGCTGGGGACTGCCCCACATTGCCAAGCCGACCTCGGTGGAGCTGCCCTAG
- a CDS encoding polysaccharide biosynthesis/export family protein, whose protein sequence is MGSTARRLGLVLCVAGLWPAMAWAQDTLPLTTPQTPPPALPRPGPLPLEADTPDPLAGFDSYRLGPGDSIFVGVQRFPDLSFPATLDIQGNVVVPLAGTLNLSGLTLNQARDTLYRVYDQYVVNPDVSLILTAQRPVEVTVVGEVPRPGLYPLQSPQLSVALLTAGGATTLADLRLVQVDRPLVDGSQLSRRVDLFTPLRQGQPIPQVQLQDGDVITVPRLAPEDAESYDRDLVATSTLARPEITVRVLNRASGARGLEARFGAINLRNGSRFLDALAVAGVNPDVAAYNRIAVLRFNPETGTADTIVVDAAAAVSGDLSQNIPLQENDILVVDRNLLARVSYALNTFTQPFRDVLGFLLFFDSLTNAADSLFRP, encoded by the coding sequence ATGGGAAGCACCGCTCGTCGGCTGGGGCTGGTCCTTTGCGTCGCCGGGCTCTGGCCAGCCATGGCCTGGGCCCAGGATACCCTGCCCCTGACAACGCCCCAGACCCCGCCTCCCGCCCTGCCCCGGCCCGGCCCTCTGCCACTGGAAGCCGATACCCCGGACCCCCTGGCCGGGTTTGACAGCTACCGCCTGGGTCCGGGGGACAGTATTTTTGTGGGGGTCCAGCGGTTTCCCGATCTGAGTTTTCCGGCCACCCTCGATATTCAGGGCAATGTGGTGGTGCCCCTGGCGGGCACCCTCAACCTCAGCGGGCTGACCCTCAACCAGGCCCGCGATACGCTGTACCGGGTCTACGATCAGTACGTGGTCAACCCGGATGTGTCGCTGATTTTGACCGCCCAGCGCCCGGTGGAAGTCACCGTGGTGGGGGAGGTGCCGCGCCCTGGGCTGTACCCGCTGCAATCGCCCCAGCTGTCGGTGGCGCTGCTGACGGCGGGGGGAGCTACCACCCTGGCCGACCTGCGCCTGGTGCAGGTCGATCGCCCCCTGGTGGACGGCTCACAGCTGTCGCGCCGGGTCGATCTGTTTACCCCGCTGCGGCAGGGGCAACCCATTCCCCAGGTGCAGCTCCAGGACGGCGATGTGATCACCGTGCCCCGCCTGGCCCCGGAGGACGCGGAGAGCTACGATCGCGACCTGGTGGCCACCTCTACCCTGGCCCGGCCCGAAATCACCGTGCGGGTGCTCAACCGCGCCTCGGGGGCCAGGGGGCTGGAGGCGCGCTTCGGTGCGATCAACCTGCGCAACGGCAGCCGCTTTTTGGACGCTCTGGCGGTGGCGGGGGTCAACCCCGATGTGGCTGCCTACAACCGGATTGCGGTGCTGCGGTTTAACCCCGAAACCGGCACCGCCGACACGATTGTGGTGGATGCGGCGGCGGCGGTCAGCGGCGACTTGAGCCAGAACATTCCGCTCCAGGAAAACGACATTCTGGTGGTCGATCGCAACCTGCTGGCGCGGGTGAGCTACGCCCTGAACACCTTTACCCAACCCTTTCGCGATGTGCTGGGCTTTTTGCTCTTTTTCGACTCGC
- a CDS encoding DUF3146 family protein, whose protein sequence is MTRRPSETTAYVRITHQSWSQGRIEGEVRASTYEWQFQWRFRQGQLRVEPSLGRALICEPLSRFLERCDYQLEPGGDYSFTIRAKL, encoded by the coding sequence GTGACCCGTCGCCCCTCTGAAACCACCGCCTACGTTCGCATTACCCACCAGTCGTGGAGTCAGGGCCGCATCGAAGGAGAGGTGCGGGCCAGCACCTACGAGTGGCAGTTCCAGTGGCGCTTTCGCCAGGGCCAGCTGCGGGTGGAACCCTCCCTGGGGCGGGCGCTGATCTGTGAACCCCTCAGCCGGTTCCTGGAGCGCTGTGACTACCAGCTCGAACCCGGCGGCGATTACTCGTTCACCATTCGGGCCAAGCTGTGA